From Amycolatopsis sp. YIM 10, the proteins below share one genomic window:
- a CDS encoding bifunctional [glutamine synthetase] adenylyltransferase/[glutamine synthetase]-adenylyl-L-tyrosine phosphorylase codes for MADRSRSKASVARFGFTDDRAVEQLRAVGLWSETGPAEGADEVLHALSRAPDADLAVHGLDRLREVDGARWAELADALRENSFLRGRLLAVLGTSSALADFLVGAPDQWRRLTDRKLTAEEKYTEELVAAVEGLGGTEAEQALRAGYRGLLLEIAAADLGHLVDPELGASSYAEITHRLTALAEAALRAGLVIAESETNGPERAKLAVIAMGKCGGRELNYVSDVDVVFVGEGDIQVATRIASKMMGVVGKACFEVDAALRPEGKAGALVRTLDGHGGYYKKWARTWEFQALLKARAVAGDAELGQQYCELVAPMVWAAAERENFVADVQRMRRRVEGHVPSELAERELKLGRGGLRDVEFAVQLLQLVHGRVDPDLRSSSTMEALAALGESGYVGRADAAELEGSYEFLRTIEHRLQLRRLLRTHLFPDTSETTELRWLARASGIRPSRGRSEADALVAEFKRHGQRIRRLHEKLFYRPLLESVARVPTGALRLTTKEAASRLNALGYAAPDGALQHIKALTSGMSRRASIQQTLLPVLLDLLADTPDPDGGLLAYRKVSEALAETPWYLRVLRDEGAVVERLAFLLGTSKLVPDLLVRAPEVLQLLGAPDRLAGRSPREVATSLRAAVRRQPGLNAAVTTARSLRRHELLRVASADLLGLMDVVDVCEALSSVWAAVLQSTLAAATRKRVAELGAEPAVIAVIGMGRLGGSELGYGSDADVLFVCEPVEGASDAEAVKFASSVAETVRKVLGAPSSDPALEVDANLRPEGRNGPLVRTLESYRAYYARWAEVWEAQALLRARFVAGDAELGERFIAAIDPVRYPAEGLDAVKVREVRRIKARVDTERMPKGADKTTHTKLGRGGLADVEWTAQLAQLRYAHEFPGLRTTSTVEALRAMAHAELASEGDVESLVEAWLLATRVRNAGMLVRGKAVDQIPGSGRELSAVAMVFGYSADDDPGEFLDLYRRTTRRAHAVVERLFYEP; via the coding sequence ATGGCTGATCGATCCCGCTCGAAAGCGTCCGTGGCGCGCTTCGGTTTCACCGACGACCGCGCCGTGGAACAGTTGCGCGCTGTCGGCCTGTGGTCCGAGACGGGCCCGGCCGAAGGTGCCGACGAGGTGCTCCACGCCTTGTCGCGCGCGCCTGACGCCGACCTCGCCGTGCACGGCCTCGACCGGCTTCGCGAGGTCGACGGTGCCCGCTGGGCGGAGCTGGCTGACGCCCTTCGCGAGAACTCCTTCCTTCGCGGGCGGTTGCTGGCGGTGCTCGGCACTTCCAGCGCACTGGCGGACTTCCTGGTCGGCGCGCCCGACCAGTGGCGGAGGCTGACCGACCGCAAGCTCACCGCCGAGGAGAAGTACACCGAGGAACTGGTCGCGGCCGTCGAGGGGCTCGGCGGTACCGAAGCCGAGCAGGCACTCCGCGCCGGTTACCGCGGTCTCCTGCTGGAGATCGCCGCGGCTGATCTCGGGCACCTCGTCGATCCCGAACTCGGGGCGTCGTCGTACGCCGAGATCACCCATCGGCTGACCGCGCTCGCCGAGGCCGCGCTCCGCGCCGGACTGGTGATCGCCGAGTCCGAAACGAACGGTCCCGAGCGGGCCAAGCTCGCGGTGATCGCGATGGGCAAGTGCGGTGGGCGGGAACTCAACTACGTCAGTGACGTCGACGTGGTTTTTGTCGGAGAGGGCGACATCCAGGTCGCCACCCGGATCGCCAGCAAGATGATGGGCGTGGTCGGGAAGGCGTGCTTCGAAGTGGACGCCGCGCTGCGGCCGGAGGGCAAGGCGGGCGCGCTGGTCCGCACGCTCGACGGACACGGCGGCTACTACAAGAAGTGGGCGCGGACCTGGGAGTTCCAGGCGTTGCTCAAGGCCAGGGCGGTGGCCGGTGACGCCGAACTCGGGCAGCAGTACTGCGAACTGGTCGCGCCGATGGTCTGGGCCGCCGCGGAACGGGAGAACTTCGTCGCCGACGTGCAGCGCATGCGCCGACGGGTCGAAGGGCACGTTCCGTCCGAATTGGCCGAACGCGAGCTGAAGCTGGGCCGCGGTGGCCTGCGTGACGTGGAGTTCGCGGTGCAGCTGCTGCAACTCGTCCACGGCCGGGTCGATCCCGACCTGCGCTCGTCGTCCACTATGGAGGCTCTGGCGGCGCTCGGCGAAAGTGGTTACGTCGGTCGCGCGGACGCCGCCGAGTTGGAAGGCTCGTACGAGTTCCTGCGCACGATCGAACATCGGCTGCAGCTCAGGCGCCTGCTCCGGACGCACCTGTTCCCCGACACGTCGGAGACCACGGAACTGCGCTGGCTCGCCCGCGCGAGCGGCATCCGCCCGTCTCGTGGCCGTTCGGAGGCCGATGCGCTCGTCGCGGAGTTCAAGCGGCACGGCCAGCGCATCCGGCGGCTGCACGAGAAGCTCTTTTACCGGCCGCTGCTGGAATCGGTGGCCAGGGTGCCGACCGGCGCGCTGCGGCTGACCACCAAGGAAGCGGCGAGCAGGCTCAACGCGCTCGGTTATGCCGCGCCCGACGGCGCGCTGCAGCACATCAAGGCGCTGACCTCCGGCATGTCCCGCCGGGCGTCGATCCAGCAGACGCTGCTTCCGGTGTTGCTCGACCTCCTCGCCGACACGCCGGATCCGGACGGTGGCCTGCTCGCTTACCGGAAGGTTTCCGAGGCGCTCGCGGAAACGCCCTGGTACCTGCGAGTGCTCCGTGACGAGGGCGCGGTCGTCGAGCGGCTGGCGTTCCTGCTCGGTACGTCGAAGTTGGTGCCGGACCTGCTCGTCCGCGCGCCCGAGGTGCTCCAGCTGCTCGGAGCGCCGGATCGGCTCGCCGGGCGTTCGCCGCGCGAGGTCGCCACCTCGTTGCGCGCGGCTGTCCGGCGCCAGCCCGGTCTCAACGCGGCGGTCACCACGGCGCGTTCGCTGCGGCGGCACGAACTGCTGCGCGTCGCCAGTGCCGACCTGCTCGGCCTGATGGACGTGGTCGACGTCTGCGAAGCGCTGTCGAGCGTGTGGGCGGCGGTGTTGCAGAGCACGCTCGCGGCCGCGACGCGGAAACGGGTTGCCGAGCTGGGTGCGGAACCCGCGGTGATCGCGGTCATCGGCATGGGGCGCCTCGGCGGTTCCGAACTGGGTTACGGCTCGGATGCCGACGTCCTCTTTGTCTGCGAGCCGGTCGAGGGCGCTTCCGACGCCGAAGCGGTGAAGTTCGCGTCCTCGGTCGCCGAGACCGTGCGGAAGGTGCTTGGCGCGCCGAGTTCCGACCCGGCTCTCGAGGTCGACGCGAACCTGCGGCCGGAGGGACGCAACGGCCCGCTGGTCCGGACACTCGAGTCGTACCGGGCGTACTACGCGCGATGGGCCGAGGTGTGGGAGGCGCAGGCCTTGCTGCGGGCGCGGTTCGTCGCGGGGGACGCCGAACTCGGCGAGCGGTTCATCGCGGCGATCGACCCGGTGCGATACCCAGCCGAAGGGCTGGACGCGGTGAAGGTGCGCGAGGTGCGGCGGATCAAGGCGCGCGTCGACACCGAGCGGATGCCGAAGGGCGCCGACAAGACGACTCACACCAAGCTCGGGCGCGGTGGCCTCGCCGACGTCGAGTGGACGGCCCAGCTCGCCCAGCTGCGGTACGCGCACGAGTTCCCCGGCCTGCGCACCACTTCGACGGTGGAAGCCCTGCGCGCGATGGCGCACGCGGAGCTCGCCTCGGAGGGTGACGTCGAATCGCTGGTCGAGGCGTGGTTGCTGGCGACGCGGGTGCGGAACGCGGGCATGCTGGTCCGCGGCAAGGCCGTCGACCAGATCCCGGGCAGCGGGCGCGAACTGTCCGCGGTGGCCATGGTGTTCGGTTACTCCGCGGACGACGACCCCGGCGAGTTCCTCGACCTGTACCGCCGCACCACCCGGCGGGCGCACGCCGTCGTCGAACGCCTCTTCTACGAGCCGTGA
- a CDS encoding thioesterase family protein, giving the protein MTEHESFKVRIKVRHYELDTLGHLNHAVYHSYGEVARLELMEKAGVLSAGMREAKLAAVLLESHIIFRRELRAGDSVDVSCEVKFGSGKTFHMDSNIHKVDGTLAAEITCTLGLMDLDRRKLVDDPRGRMEQAGIDMDVLLGG; this is encoded by the coding sequence GTGACCGAGCACGAGAGCTTCAAAGTACGGATCAAGGTGCGGCACTACGAGCTGGACACTCTTGGCCACCTCAACCACGCCGTCTACCACTCGTACGGCGAGGTCGCCCGGCTCGAGCTGATGGAGAAGGCGGGGGTGCTCAGCGCCGGCATGCGCGAGGCCAAGCTCGCGGCCGTCCTGCTCGAATCGCACATCATCTTCCGCCGTGAACTCCGCGCCGGTGACTCCGTCGACGTGAGCTGCGAGGTCAAGTTCGGCAGCGGCAAGACCTTCCACATGGACTCGAACATCCACAAGGTCGACGGCACGCTCGCCGCCGAGATCACCTGCACGCTGGGGCTGATGGACCTGGACCGCCGCAAGCTGGTCGACGACCCGCGCGGGCGGATGGAACAGGCCGGGATCGACATGGACGTGCTGCTCGGCGGCTGA
- the glnA gene encoding type I glutamate--ammonia ligase yields the protein MSTTPDDIQRLIADEDVQFVDVRFCDLPGVMQHFTVPAKAFDNDAFEEGLAFDGSSVRGFQSIHESDMLLLPDAETARIDPFRKQKTLSLNFFVHDPFTREPYSRDPRNIARKAEQYIAESGVADTVFFGPEAEFYIFDSIRFDSAENGSFHEIDSVEGWWNTGADEEGGNRGYKTKFKGGYFPVPPVDHFADLRDEIVQKLTGSGFEIERAHHEVGTAGQAEINYKFNTLLHAADDLQLFKYIVKNTVWENGKTATFMPKPLFGDNGSGMHCHQSLWKDGAPLFHDESGYAGLSDTARHYIGGLLTHAPSLLAFTNPTVNSYHRLVPGFEAPVSLVYSQRNRSACVRIPITGNNPKAKRAEFRCPDSSGNPYLAFAAMMMAGLDGIKNKIEPPDPIDKDLYELPPEEAKDVKLVPGDLGTVLDTLEADHDYLLEGGVFTPDVIDTWISYKREHEIDPLRLRPHPYEFSLYYDV from the coding sequence GTGTCCACTACTCCAGACGATATCCAGCGCCTGATCGCCGACGAGGACGTGCAGTTCGTCGACGTCAGGTTCTGCGACCTGCCCGGCGTGATGCAGCACTTCACCGTGCCGGCGAAGGCGTTCGACAACGACGCCTTCGAGGAGGGCCTCGCCTTCGACGGCTCGTCGGTGCGCGGTTTCCAGTCGATCCACGAATCCGACATGCTGCTGCTGCCGGACGCGGAGACCGCGCGGATCGACCCGTTCCGCAAGCAGAAGACGCTGTCGCTGAACTTCTTCGTGCACGACCCGTTCACCCGCGAGCCCTACAGCCGCGACCCGCGCAACATCGCGCGCAAGGCCGAGCAGTACATCGCCGAGTCCGGCGTGGCCGACACCGTCTTCTTCGGACCGGAAGCCGAGTTCTACATCTTCGACTCGATCCGCTTCGACTCGGCGGAGAACGGCTCCTTCCACGAGATCGACTCGGTCGAAGGCTGGTGGAACACCGGCGCCGACGAAGAGGGCGGCAACCGCGGTTACAAGACCAAGTTCAAGGGCGGCTACTTCCCCGTCCCGCCGGTCGACCACTTCGCCGACCTGCGTGACGAGATCGTCCAGAAGCTGACCGGTTCCGGCTTCGAGATCGAGCGCGCGCACCACGAGGTGGGCACCGCCGGGCAGGCCGAGATCAACTACAAGTTCAACACGCTGCTGCACGCCGCGGACGACCTGCAGCTGTTCAAGTACATCGTGAAGAACACGGTGTGGGAGAACGGCAAGACCGCCACCTTCATGCCGAAGCCGCTCTTCGGTGACAACGGCTCGGGCATGCACTGCCACCAGTCGCTGTGGAAGGACGGCGCGCCGCTGTTCCACGACGAGTCCGGTTACGCGGGCCTGTCCGACACCGCGCGCCACTACATCGGCGGCCTGCTCACGCACGCCCCGAGCCTGCTGGCCTTCACCAACCCGACGGTGAACTCCTACCACCGCCTGGTGCCGGGCTTCGAGGCGCCGGTCAGCCTGGTGTACTCGCAGCGCAACCGCTCGGCCTGCGTCCGCATCCCGATCACCGGCAACAACCCGAAGGCCAAGCGCGCCGAGTTCCGCTGCCCGGACTCCTCTGGCAACCCGTACCTGGCCTTCGCGGCGATGATGATGGCCGGTCTCGACGGCATCAAGAACAAGATCGAGCCGCCGGACCCCATCGACAAGGACCTCTACGAGCTTCCGCCCGAGGAGGCCAAGGACGTCAAGCTGGTCCCCGGCGACCTGGGCACCGTGCTCGACACGCTCGAGGCCGACCACGACTACCTGCTCGAAGGTGGCGTGTTCACCCCGGACGTGATCGACACCTGGATCTCCTACAAGCGTGAGCACGAGATCGACCCGCTGCGCCTGCGCCCGCACCCGTACGAGTTCTCGCTCTACTACGACGTGTAA
- a CDS encoding RDD family protein has protein sequence MARWTGEWLPGAREASGVDDGQNQRWRGERLGLPESGPGSIAAGGRRLVGLLIDLALASLLTSLFIQPQFADAAVMESYNLWSVVVWAVITMVPVSFFGFTPGMAVVGIRVARLDGGSMVGLWRAVVRGALTFVILPAALRNVDGRSLLDRATGTAVLRLR, from the coding sequence GTGGCGAGATGGACCGGAGAGTGGCTGCCCGGGGCCCGCGAGGCGAGCGGAGTCGACGACGGGCAGAACCAGCGGTGGCGCGGCGAGCGGCTGGGCCTGCCGGAGAGCGGCCCGGGTTCGATCGCCGCCGGTGGCCGTCGCCTGGTCGGGCTGCTGATCGACCTCGCGCTCGCGTCGCTGCTGACCTCGCTTTTCATCCAGCCGCAGTTCGCCGACGCGGCGGTGATGGAGTCCTACAACCTGTGGAGCGTGGTGGTCTGGGCGGTGATCACCATGGTGCCGGTCTCGTTCTTCGGTTTCACCCCGGGCATGGCGGTCGTCGGCATCCGGGTGGCCCGCCTGGACGGCGGTTCGATGGTGGGCCTGTGGCGCGCGGTGGTGCGCGGGGCGCTGACCTTCGTCATCCTGCCCGCCGCCCTGCGCAACGTGGACGGGCGCAGTCTGCTGGACCGCGCCACCGGCACCGCGGTGCTCCGCCTCCGCTGA
- a CDS encoding DUF4191 domain-containing protein: MAGKLDKEAAKQAKKEKRAASKARRGQIFEAFKMQRREDKALIPWMVGAILVVTGVVFGIGFLLDLQWVLLPIGIMLGVLAAVIIFGRRVQKTVYSKADGQPGAAAWALDNLRGRWRVTQTVAATTQLDAVHRVLGGPGVVLVAEGAPHRVKGLLAQEKKRVSRLVGETPIYDIVIGHEENQVPLRRLQNYLMKLPRNLKPAQVDALEAKLAALGNRGAALPKGPMPQGAKMRNVQRTIRRR, from the coding sequence AAGGCTCGGCGCGGTCAGATCTTCGAGGCGTTCAAGATGCAGCGCCGCGAGGACAAGGCGCTCATCCCGTGGATGGTCGGCGCGATCCTGGTCGTCACCGGCGTGGTCTTCGGCATCGGCTTCCTGCTGGACCTGCAGTGGGTCCTGCTGCCCATCGGCATCATGCTCGGCGTGCTCGCCGCGGTGATCATCTTCGGCAGGCGGGTACAGAAGACCGTCTACTCCAAGGCCGACGGTCAGCCGGGCGCGGCCGCCTGGGCGCTGGACAACCTCCGCGGCCGGTGGCGGGTGACGCAGACGGTGGCCGCCACCACCCAACTCGACGCGGTGCACCGGGTGCTCGGCGGACCCGGCGTGGTGCTCGTCGCCGAGGGTGCGCCGCACCGGGTGAAGGGCCTGCTCGCGCAGGAGAAGAAGCGTGTGTCGCGGCTGGTCGGCGAGACCCCGATCTACGACATCGTGATCGGTCACGAGGAGAACCAGGTCCCGCTGCGCAGGCTCCAGAACTACCTGATGAAGCTGCCGCGGAACCTGAAGCCCGCCCAGGTCGACGCGCTCGAGGCCAAGCTGGCCGCGCTCGGCAACCGGGGGGCCGCCCTGCCCAAGGGCCCGATGCCGCAGGGCGCCAAGATGCGCAACGTCCAGCGCACGATCCGCCGCCGCTGA